In one window of Bos mutus isolate GX-2022 chromosome 13, NWIPB_WYAK_1.1, whole genome shotgun sequence DNA:
- the SMOX gene encoding spermine oxidase isoform X2, giving the protein MQSCESSGDSADDPLSRGLRRRGQPRVVVIGAGLAGLAAAKALLEQGFTDVTVLEASSRIGGRVQSVKLGHATFELGATWIHGSHGNPIYHLAEANGLLEETTDGERSVGRISLYSKNGVACYLTNRGCRIPKDVVEEFSDLYNEVYNLTQEFFRHGKPVNAESQNSVGVFTREEVRNRIRDDPDDPEATKRLKLAMIQQYLKVESCESSSHSMDEVSLSAFGEWTEIPGAHHVIPSGFMRVVELLAEGIPAHVIQLGKPVRCVHWDQASSRPRGPEIEPRDEGDHNHDAGEGSQGGEEPREERQDEDEQWPVVVECEDCEVIPADHVIVTVSLGVLKRQHASFFRPGLPAEKVAAIHRLGIGTTDKIFLEFEEPFWGPECNSLRFVWEDEAESCTLTYPPELWYRKICGFDVLYPPERYGHVLSGWICGEEALVMEKCDDEAVAEICTEMLRQFTGNPNIPKPRRILRSAWGSNPYFRGSYSYTQVGSSGADVEKLAKPLPYTESSKTAPMQVLFSGEATHRKYYSTTHGALLSGQREAARLIEMYRDLFQQGT; this is encoded by the exons ATGCAAAGTTGTGAATCCAGTGGTGACAGTGCGGATGACCCTCTCAGTCGTGGCCTGCGGAGAAGGGGACAGCCTCGTGTGGTGGTGATCGGTGCTGGCTTGGCTGGCCTGGCTGCGGCCAAAGCACTTCTGGAGCAGGGCTTTACAGATGTCACTGTGCTTGAGGCGTCCAGCCGCATCGGGGGCCGCGTACAGAGTGTGAAACTTG GACACGCTACCTTTGAGCTGGGAGCCACGTGGATCCATGGCTCCCACGGGAATCCTATCTATCATCTAGCAGAAGCCAACGGGCTCCTGGAAGAGACAACTGATGGAGAGCGCAGTGTGGGCCGCATCAGCCTCTACTCCAAGAATGGCGTGGCCTGCTACCTCACCAACCGTGGCTGCAGGATCCCCAAGGATGTGGTTGAGGAATTCAGTGATTTATACAACGAG GTCTATAACTTGACCCAGGAGTTCTTCCGGCATGGTAAACCAGTTAACGCTGAGAGTCAGAACAGCGTGGGGGTGTTCACCCGAGAGGAGGTGCGCAACCGCATCAGGGATGACCCTGATGATCCAGAGGCCACCAAGCGCCTGAAGCTCGCCATGATCCAGCAGTACCTGAAG GTGGAAAGCTGTGAGAGTAGCTCGCACAGCATGGATGAGGTGTCCCTGAGCGCCTTTGGGGAATGGACTGAGATTCCTGGTGCCCACCACGTCATCCCCTCGGGCTTCATGCGGGTTGTGGAGCTGCTGGCTGAGGGCATCCCAGCCCACGTCATCCAGCTGGGGAAACCCGTCCGTTGTGTTCACTGGGACCAGGCCTCATCCCGCCCTCGGGGCCCTGAGATTGAGCCCCGGGATGAGGGTGACCATAATCATGATGCCGGGGAGGGCAGTCAGGGTGGAGAGGAGCCCCGGGAGGAGAGGCAGGATGAGGATGAGCAGTGGCCGGTGGTGGTGGAGTGCGAGGACTGTGAGGTGATCCCGGCAGACCACGTGATCGTGACCGTGTCACTGGGCGTGCTCAAGAGGCAGCATGCCAGCTTCTTTCGGCCAGGCCTGCCCGCCGAGAAGGTGGCTGCCATCCACCGACTGGGCATCGGCACCACTGACAAGATCTTTCTAGAATTCGAGGAGCCCTTCTGGGGCCCCGAGTGCAACAGCCTACGGTTTGTGTGGGAGGACGAGGCGGAGAGCTGCACGCTCACCTACCCGCCCGAGCTTTGGTACCGCAAGATCTGTGGCTTTGATGTCCTCTACCCGCCTGAGCGATACGGCCATGTGCTGAGTGGCTGGATCTGTGGGGAGGAGGCCCTTGTCATGGAGAAGTGTGATGACGAGGCAGTGGCCGAGATCTGCACAGAGATGCTGCGGCAGTTCACAG GGAACCCCAATATCCCAAAGCCTCGGCGAATCCTGCGTTCAGCCTGGGGCAGCAACCCCTACTTCCGGGGATCCTATTCATACACACAGGTGGGCTCAAGTGGGGCAGATGTGGAGAAGCTGGCCAAGCCCCTGCCATACACGGAGAGCTCCAAGACAGCG CCTATGCAGGTGCTGTTCTCAGGTGAGGCCACCCATCGCAAGTACTATTCCACCACCCATGGTGCTCTGCTCTCTGGCCAGCGTGAGGCTGCCCGTCTCATTGAGATGTACCGAGACCTCTTCCAGCAGGGGACCTGA
- the SMOX gene encoding spermine oxidase isoform X1, which yields MQSCESSGDSADDPLSRGLRRRGQPRVVVIGAGLAGLAAAKALLEQGFTDVTVLEASSRIGGRVQSVKLGHATFELGATWIHGSHGNPIYHLAEANGLLEETTDGERSVGRISLYSKNGVACYLTNRGCRIPKDVVEEFSDLYNEVYNLTQEFFRHGKPVNAESQNSVGVFTREEVRNRIRDDPDDPEATKRLKLAMIQQYLKVESCESSSHSMDEVSLSAFGEWTEIPGAHHVIPSGFMRVVELLAEGIPAHVIQLGKPVRCVHWDQASSRPRGPEIEPRDEGDHNHDAGEGSQGGEEPREERQDEDEQWPVVVECEDCEVIPADHVIVTVSLGVLKRQHASFFRPGLPAEKVAAIHRLGIGTTDKIFLEFEEPFWGPECNSLRFVWEDEAESCTLTYPPELWYRKICGFDVLYPPERYGHVLSGWICGEEALVMEKCDDEAVAEICTEMLRQFTGNPNIPKPRRILRSAWGSNPYFRGSYSYTQVGSSGADVEKLAKPLPYTESSKTAQGSSSKQLPGHLLSSKCPEQSLEPNRGSIKPMQVLFSGEATHRKYYSTTHGALLSGQREAARLIEMYRDLFQQGT from the exons ATGCAAAGTTGTGAATCCAGTGGTGACAGTGCGGATGACCCTCTCAGTCGTGGCCTGCGGAGAAGGGGACAGCCTCGTGTGGTGGTGATCGGTGCTGGCTTGGCTGGCCTGGCTGCGGCCAAAGCACTTCTGGAGCAGGGCTTTACAGATGTCACTGTGCTTGAGGCGTCCAGCCGCATCGGGGGCCGCGTACAGAGTGTGAAACTTG GACACGCTACCTTTGAGCTGGGAGCCACGTGGATCCATGGCTCCCACGGGAATCCTATCTATCATCTAGCAGAAGCCAACGGGCTCCTGGAAGAGACAACTGATGGAGAGCGCAGTGTGGGCCGCATCAGCCTCTACTCCAAGAATGGCGTGGCCTGCTACCTCACCAACCGTGGCTGCAGGATCCCCAAGGATGTGGTTGAGGAATTCAGTGATTTATACAACGAG GTCTATAACTTGACCCAGGAGTTCTTCCGGCATGGTAAACCAGTTAACGCTGAGAGTCAGAACAGCGTGGGGGTGTTCACCCGAGAGGAGGTGCGCAACCGCATCAGGGATGACCCTGATGATCCAGAGGCCACCAAGCGCCTGAAGCTCGCCATGATCCAGCAGTACCTGAAG GTGGAAAGCTGTGAGAGTAGCTCGCACAGCATGGATGAGGTGTCCCTGAGCGCCTTTGGGGAATGGACTGAGATTCCTGGTGCCCACCACGTCATCCCCTCGGGCTTCATGCGGGTTGTGGAGCTGCTGGCTGAGGGCATCCCAGCCCACGTCATCCAGCTGGGGAAACCCGTCCGTTGTGTTCACTGGGACCAGGCCTCATCCCGCCCTCGGGGCCCTGAGATTGAGCCCCGGGATGAGGGTGACCATAATCATGATGCCGGGGAGGGCAGTCAGGGTGGAGAGGAGCCCCGGGAGGAGAGGCAGGATGAGGATGAGCAGTGGCCGGTGGTGGTGGAGTGCGAGGACTGTGAGGTGATCCCGGCAGACCACGTGATCGTGACCGTGTCACTGGGCGTGCTCAAGAGGCAGCATGCCAGCTTCTTTCGGCCAGGCCTGCCCGCCGAGAAGGTGGCTGCCATCCACCGACTGGGCATCGGCACCACTGACAAGATCTTTCTAGAATTCGAGGAGCCCTTCTGGGGCCCCGAGTGCAACAGCCTACGGTTTGTGTGGGAGGACGAGGCGGAGAGCTGCACGCTCACCTACCCGCCCGAGCTTTGGTACCGCAAGATCTGTGGCTTTGATGTCCTCTACCCGCCTGAGCGATACGGCCATGTGCTGAGTGGCTGGATCTGTGGGGAGGAGGCCCTTGTCATGGAGAAGTGTGATGACGAGGCAGTGGCCGAGATCTGCACAGAGATGCTGCGGCAGTTCACAG GGAACCCCAATATCCCAAAGCCTCGGCGAATCCTGCGTTCAGCCTGGGGCAGCAACCCCTACTTCCGGGGATCCTATTCATACACACAGGTGGGCTCAAGTGGGGCAGATGTGGAGAAGCTGGCCAAGCCCCTGCCATACACGGAGAGCTCCAAGACAGCG CAAGGAAGCTCCTCAAAGCAGCTGCCTGGTCACCTTTTATCTTCCAAGTGCCCAGAACAGTCCCTGGAACCTAATAGGGGCTCCATAAAG CCTATGCAGGTGCTGTTCTCAGGTGAGGCCACCCATCGCAAGTACTATTCCACCACCCATGGTGCTCTGCTCTCTGGCCAGCGTGAGGCTGCCCGTCTCATTGAGATGTACCGAGACCTCTTCCAGCAGGGGACCTGA
- the SMOX gene encoding spermine oxidase isoform X4 encodes MQSCESSGDSADDPLSRGLRRRGQPRVVVIGAGLAGLAAAKALLEQGFTDVTVLEASSRIGGRVQSVKLGHATFELGATWIHGSHGNPIYHLAEANGLLEETTDGERSVGRISLYSKNGVACYLTNRGCRIPKDVVEEFSDLYNEVYNLTQEFFRHGKPVNAESQNSVGVFTREEVRNRIRDDPDDPEATKRLKLAMIQQYLKRQHASFFRPGLPAEKVAAIHRLGIGTTDKIFLEFEEPFWGPECNSLRFVWEDEAESCTLTYPPELWYRKICGFDVLYPPERYGHVLSGWICGEEALVMEKCDDEAVAEICTEMLRQFTGNPNIPKPRRILRSAWGSNPYFRGSYSYTQVGSSGADVEKLAKPLPYTESSKTAQGSSSKQLPGHLLSSKCPEQSLEPNRGSIKPMQVLFSGEATHRKYYSTTHGALLSGQREAARLIEMYRDLFQQGT; translated from the exons ATGCAAAGTTGTGAATCCAGTGGTGACAGTGCGGATGACCCTCTCAGTCGTGGCCTGCGGAGAAGGGGACAGCCTCGTGTGGTGGTGATCGGTGCTGGCTTGGCTGGCCTGGCTGCGGCCAAAGCACTTCTGGAGCAGGGCTTTACAGATGTCACTGTGCTTGAGGCGTCCAGCCGCATCGGGGGCCGCGTACAGAGTGTGAAACTTG GACACGCTACCTTTGAGCTGGGAGCCACGTGGATCCATGGCTCCCACGGGAATCCTATCTATCATCTAGCAGAAGCCAACGGGCTCCTGGAAGAGACAACTGATGGAGAGCGCAGTGTGGGCCGCATCAGCCTCTACTCCAAGAATGGCGTGGCCTGCTACCTCACCAACCGTGGCTGCAGGATCCCCAAGGATGTGGTTGAGGAATTCAGTGATTTATACAACGAG GTCTATAACTTGACCCAGGAGTTCTTCCGGCATGGTAAACCAGTTAACGCTGAGAGTCAGAACAGCGTGGGGGTGTTCACCCGAGAGGAGGTGCGCAACCGCATCAGGGATGACCCTGATGATCCAGAGGCCACCAAGCGCCTGAAGCTCGCCATGATCCAGCAGTACCTGAAG AGGCAGCATGCCAGCTTCTTTCGGCCAGGCCTGCCCGCCGAGAAGGTGGCTGCCATCCACCGACTGGGCATCGGCACCACTGACAAGATCTTTCTAGAATTCGAGGAGCCCTTCTGGGGCCCCGAGTGCAACAGCCTACGGTTTGTGTGGGAGGACGAGGCGGAGAGCTGCACGCTCACCTACCCGCCCGAGCTTTGGTACCGCAAGATCTGTGGCTTTGATGTCCTCTACCCGCCTGAGCGATACGGCCATGTGCTGAGTGGCTGGATCTGTGGGGAGGAGGCCCTTGTCATGGAGAAGTGTGATGACGAGGCAGTGGCCGAGATCTGCACAGAGATGCTGCGGCAGTTCACAG GGAACCCCAATATCCCAAAGCCTCGGCGAATCCTGCGTTCAGCCTGGGGCAGCAACCCCTACTTCCGGGGATCCTATTCATACACACAGGTGGGCTCAAGTGGGGCAGATGTGGAGAAGCTGGCCAAGCCCCTGCCATACACGGAGAGCTCCAAGACAGCG CAAGGAAGCTCCTCAAAGCAGCTGCCTGGTCACCTTTTATCTTCCAAGTGCCCAGAACAGTCCCTGGAACCTAATAGGGGCTCCATAAAG CCTATGCAGGTGCTGTTCTCAGGTGAGGCCACCCATCGCAAGTACTATTCCACCACCCATGGTGCTCTGCTCTCTGGCCAGCGTGAGGCTGCCCGTCTCATTGAGATGTACCGAGACCTCTTCCAGCAGGGGACCTGA
- the SMOX gene encoding spermine oxidase isoform X3, whose amino-acid sequence MQSCESSGDSADDPLSRGLRRRGQPRVVVIGAGLAGLAAAKALLEQGFTDVTVLEASSRIGGRVQSVKLGHATFELGATWIHGSHGNPIYHLAEANGLLEETTDGERSVGRISLYSKNGVACYLTNRGCRIPKDVVEEFSDLYNEVYNLTQEFFRHGKPVNAESQNSVGVFTREEVRNRIRDDPDDPEATKRLKLAMIQQYLKVESCESSSHSMDEVSLSAFGEWTEIPGAHHVIPSGFMRVVELLAEGIPAHVIQLGKPVRCVHWDQASSRPRGPEIEPRDEGDHNHDAGEGSQGGEEPREERQDEDEQWPVVVECEDCEVIPADHVIVTVSLGVLKRQHASFFRPGLPAEKVAAIHRLGIGTTDKIFLEFEEPFWGPECNSLRFVWEDEAESCTLTYPPELWYRKICGFDVLYPPERYGHVLSGWICGEEALVMEKCDDEAVAEICTEMLRQFTGNPNIPKPRRILRSAWGSNPYFRGSYSYTQVGSSGADVEKLAKPLPYTESSKTAHLLRRSPKVLSSGKLCVISLTEGLFSGLSAPRPNTHHVTYDAI is encoded by the exons ATGCAAAGTTGTGAATCCAGTGGTGACAGTGCGGATGACCCTCTCAGTCGTGGCCTGCGGAGAAGGGGACAGCCTCGTGTGGTGGTGATCGGTGCTGGCTTGGCTGGCCTGGCTGCGGCCAAAGCACTTCTGGAGCAGGGCTTTACAGATGTCACTGTGCTTGAGGCGTCCAGCCGCATCGGGGGCCGCGTACAGAGTGTGAAACTTG GACACGCTACCTTTGAGCTGGGAGCCACGTGGATCCATGGCTCCCACGGGAATCCTATCTATCATCTAGCAGAAGCCAACGGGCTCCTGGAAGAGACAACTGATGGAGAGCGCAGTGTGGGCCGCATCAGCCTCTACTCCAAGAATGGCGTGGCCTGCTACCTCACCAACCGTGGCTGCAGGATCCCCAAGGATGTGGTTGAGGAATTCAGTGATTTATACAACGAG GTCTATAACTTGACCCAGGAGTTCTTCCGGCATGGTAAACCAGTTAACGCTGAGAGTCAGAACAGCGTGGGGGTGTTCACCCGAGAGGAGGTGCGCAACCGCATCAGGGATGACCCTGATGATCCAGAGGCCACCAAGCGCCTGAAGCTCGCCATGATCCAGCAGTACCTGAAG GTGGAAAGCTGTGAGAGTAGCTCGCACAGCATGGATGAGGTGTCCCTGAGCGCCTTTGGGGAATGGACTGAGATTCCTGGTGCCCACCACGTCATCCCCTCGGGCTTCATGCGGGTTGTGGAGCTGCTGGCTGAGGGCATCCCAGCCCACGTCATCCAGCTGGGGAAACCCGTCCGTTGTGTTCACTGGGACCAGGCCTCATCCCGCCCTCGGGGCCCTGAGATTGAGCCCCGGGATGAGGGTGACCATAATCATGATGCCGGGGAGGGCAGTCAGGGTGGAGAGGAGCCCCGGGAGGAGAGGCAGGATGAGGATGAGCAGTGGCCGGTGGTGGTGGAGTGCGAGGACTGTGAGGTGATCCCGGCAGACCACGTGATCGTGACCGTGTCACTGGGCGTGCTCAAGAGGCAGCATGCCAGCTTCTTTCGGCCAGGCCTGCCCGCCGAGAAGGTGGCTGCCATCCACCGACTGGGCATCGGCACCACTGACAAGATCTTTCTAGAATTCGAGGAGCCCTTCTGGGGCCCCGAGTGCAACAGCCTACGGTTTGTGTGGGAGGACGAGGCGGAGAGCTGCACGCTCACCTACCCGCCCGAGCTTTGGTACCGCAAGATCTGTGGCTTTGATGTCCTCTACCCGCCTGAGCGATACGGCCATGTGCTGAGTGGCTGGATCTGTGGGGAGGAGGCCCTTGTCATGGAGAAGTGTGATGACGAGGCAGTGGCCGAGATCTGCACAGAGATGCTGCGGCAGTTCACAG GGAACCCCAATATCCCAAAGCCTCGGCGAATCCTGCGTTCAGCCTGGGGCAGCAACCCCTACTTCCGGGGATCCTATTCATACACACAGGTGGGCTCAAGTGGGGCAGATGTGGAGAAGCTGGCCAAGCCCCTGCCATACACGGAGAGCTCCAAGACAGCG CATCTTCTGAGAAGAAGCCCAAAGGTCCTGTCCTCTGGGAAGCTTTGTGTGATCTCCCTGACAGAGGGCCTCTTTTCTGGGCTCTCAGCACCTCGCCCAAACACCCATCACGTCACGTATGATGCCATTTAG